The following proteins come from a genomic window of Chelonia mydas isolate rCheMyd1 chromosome 15, rCheMyd1.pri.v2, whole genome shotgun sequence:
- the MTFP1 gene encoding mitochondrial fission process protein 1 isoform X1 has product MGPPAETDLYRDTWVRYLGYANEIGESFRAIVPISLVWASYGVATTYVTADAIDKGKKAAVGMPGAGSRSRSQRGQLQHLQECGRGCSDPCYCAGDRGQSLLALTHHPMVAREQGAMCRGLGERARGGLAPFEGAGGIPIRHSSDLAASLLCVGCAAQRCQAELCGVFLIGGTTLHTPGQHLPCSGELMHPPRRVQTHPDLHTCARMPGSVQPQPAHARIWTCTPTNPQRPVHPLHTHLYACALRHTHRDLYTPYLHTHLYACALRHTYRDLYTPYLHTHLYACTLRHIYRNLYTPYLHTHLYACALRHTYRDLYTPYLHALLYACALRHTHTHTAHNVFSLLAFCCGPLLSAPFPPTHTGPCV; this is encoded by the exons GCTACGCCAATGAAATTGGAGAGTCCTTCAGAGCCATTGTGCCCATCTCGCTGGTCTGGGCGAGCTACGGGGTGGCTACCACGTATGTGACAGCCGACGCGATTGATAAGGGAAAGAAGGCAGCTGTT GGCATGCCAGGAGCCGGCAGCAGATCCAGGAGCCAGAGAGGCCAGCTACAGCACCTCCAGGAGTGTGGAAGAGGATGCTCTGACCCCTGCTACTGTGCTGGAGACAGGGGGCAGAGCCTGCTAGCACTGACCCACCATCCAATGGTAGCTAGAGAGCAAGGAGCCATGTGCCGTGGTCTGGGGGAGCGGGCCAGGGGAGGCCTGGCTCCCTTTGAAGGGGCAGGTGGGATCCCCATCAGACACAGCAGTGACTTGGCAGCTTCCTTGCTGTGTGTTGGCTGCGCTGCCCAGCGGTGCCAAGCTGAGCTCTGCGGCGTGTTCCTGATTGGTGGTACCACCCTGCACACACCAGGGCAGCACCTTCCCTGCTCAGGTGAGCTAATGCACCCACCCAGACGCGTACAAACACACCCAGACCTGCACACCTGTGCACGCATGCCCGGATCTGTACAGCCCCAACCTGCACACGCACGCATATGGACGTGCACACCCACAAATCCACAGAGACCTGtacaccccctgcacacacacctgTATGCATGTGcgctcagacacacacacagagacctgtACACCCCCTACCTGCACACACACCTGTACGCATGTGCGCTCAGACACACATACAGAGACCTGTACACCCCCTACCTGCACACACACCTGTATGCATGTACGCTCAGACACATATACAGAAACCTGTACACCCCCTACCTGCACACACACCTGTACGCATGTGCGCTCAGACACACATACAGAGACCTGTACACCCCCTACCTGCACGCTCTCCTGTACGCATGTGcgctcagacacacacacacacacacagcccataaCGTGTTTTCTCTGCTTGCCTTCTGCTGTGGTCCATTGCTCTCTGCACCATTTCCCCCAACCCATACTGGACCCTGTGTGTAA
- the MTFP1 gene encoding mitochondrial fission process protein 1 isoform X3: MGPPAETDLYRDTWVRYLGYANEIGESFRAIVPISLVWASYGVATTYVTADAIDKGKKAAVGMPGAGSRSRSQRGQLQHLQECGRGCSDPCYCAGDRGQSLLALTHHPMVAREQGAMCRGLGERARGGLAPFEGAGGIPIRHSSDLAASLLCVGCAAQRCQAELCGVFLIGGTTLHTPGQHLPCSGT, encoded by the exons GCTACGCCAATGAAATTGGAGAGTCCTTCAGAGCCATTGTGCCCATCTCGCTGGTCTGGGCGAGCTACGGGGTGGCTACCACGTATGTGACAGCCGACGCGATTGATAAGGGAAAGAAGGCAGCTGTT GGCATGCCAGGAGCCGGCAGCAGATCCAGGAGCCAGAGAGGCCAGCTACAGCACCTCCAGGAGTGTGGAAGAGGATGCTCTGACCCCTGCTACTGTGCTGGAGACAGGGGGCAGAGCCTGCTAGCACTGACCCACCATCCAATGGTAGCTAGAGAGCAAGGAGCCATGTGCCGTGGTCTGGGGGAGCGGGCCAGGGGAGGCCTGGCTCCCTTTGAAGGGGCAGGTGGGATCCCCATCAGACACAGCAGTGACTTGGCAGCTTCCTTGCTGTGTGTTGGCTGCGCTGCCCAGCGGTGCCAAGCTGAGCTCTGCGGCGTGTTCCTGATTGGTGGTACCACCCTGCACACACCAGGGCAGCACCTTCCCTGCTCAG GCACATGA